Proteins from one Roseovarius nanhaiticus genomic window:
- the mreC gene encoding rod shape-determining protein MreC — protein sequence MAKDRKQSDDYAGPLKRLLLGVLVVCLLGLFLLWRIDSPRVERFRAAVIDAVVPNLDWAMAPVTGTVNLLRDFQSYQRIYSQNQELRRELQQMQAWKEAALQLEQENARLLDLNNVRLDPRLTYVTGVVTADSGSPFRQSVLLNVGARDGIVDGWAAMDGLGLVGRISGVGDNSSRVILLTDTSSRIPVTVQPSGQRALILGDNTAAPPIDFLEDAGRVRPGDRVITSGDGGVFPAGLLVGQVAQDPGGRLRLRLAADYERLEFLRVLRDHGGTRIDDTGDLIAPDALPQPPEAENEASALSDETSLPTGEASGD from the coding sequence TTGGCCAAGGATCGCAAACAATCGGATGACTATGCCGGCCCGCTCAAGCGGCTGCTGCTGGGCGTGCTCGTCGTCTGCCTTCTGGGCCTCTTCCTGCTCTGGCGGATCGACAGCCCGCGAGTCGAGCGGTTTCGCGCCGCTGTCATAGACGCGGTCGTGCCCAATCTGGATTGGGCGATGGCGCCCGTCACGGGCACCGTGAACCTGCTGCGCGATTTTCAGAGCTATCAGCGCATCTACAGCCAAAACCAGGAGCTGCGCCGCGAGTTGCAGCAGATGCAGGCATGGAAAGAGGCCGCACTTCAGCTGGAGCAGGAGAACGCGCGGTTGCTGGATCTGAACAACGTGCGGCTCGATCCGCGGCTGACCTATGTCACTGGCGTCGTTACCGCCGATAGCGGCTCGCCCTTTCGCCAGTCGGTGCTCCTGAATGTCGGCGCGCGGGACGGCATCGTCGATGGCTGGGCGGCGATGGACGGGTTGGGTCTTGTCGGGCGCATCTCGGGCGTGGGCGACAATTCCTCGCGCGTGATCCTGCTGACCGACACGTCCAGCCGTATTCCCGTGACCGTGCAGCCCTCGGGCCAGCGCGCGCTGATCCTCGGGGACAATACCGCCGCGCCGCCCATCGACTTTTTGGAGGATGCCGGCCGCGTGCGCCCCGGCGACAGGGTCATCACGTCGGGCGATGGCGGGGTGTTTCCGGCGGGCCTTCTGGTGGGGCAGGTCGCGCAGGATCCCGGCGGGCGCCTGCGCCTGCGCCTCGCCGCCGATTACGAGCGGCTGGAGTTTCTGCGCGTCCTGCGCGATCACGGCGGCACGCGCATCGACGATACCGGCGACCTGATTGCCCCCGACGCGCTGCCCCAGCCGCCCGAGGCCGAAAACGAGGCCAGCGCCCTGAGCGACGAGACCAGCCTGCCGACCGGCGAGGCGTCCGGTGACTGA
- a CDS encoding rod shape-determining protein: MSILSRIPGMFTSDMAIDLGTANTLVYVKGRGIILSEPSVVAYHVKDGVRKVLAVGEDAKLMLGRTPGSIEAIRPMREGVIADFDTAEAMIKHFIRKVHKRTTFSKPKIIVCVPHGATPVEKRAIRQSVLSAGARRAGLIAEPIAAAIGAGMPITDPTGNMVVDIGGGTTEVAVLSLGDIVYARSVRVGGDRMDEAIINYLRRQQNLLIGDATAERIKTSIGTARMPDDGRGETMKIRGRDLLNGVPKETEISQAQVAEALSEPVQQICEAVMTALEATPPDLAADIVDRGVMLTGGGALLGDLDLALREQTGLAVSIADESLNCVALGTGKALEFEKQLRHAIDYDS; the protein is encoded by the coding sequence ATGTCCATACTCAGCAGAATTCCGGGGATGTTCACCTCGGACATGGCCATCGACCTCGGCACGGCCAACACGCTGGTCTACGTCAAGGGACGCGGGATCATCCTGTCGGAGCCTTCGGTCGTCGCCTACCACGTCAAGGATGGCGTGCGCAAAGTGCTGGCCGTGGGCGAGGATGCCAAGCTGATGCTGGGCCGCACACCGGGCAGCATCGAGGCGATCCGCCCGATGCGCGAGGGCGTCATCGCGGATTTCGACACTGCCGAGGCGATGATCAAGCATTTCATCCGCAAGGTTCACAAGCGCACGACTTTCTCCAAGCCCAAGATCATCGTCTGCGTACCGCATGGCGCCACGCCGGTCGAGAAACGCGCGATCCGCCAGTCGGTGCTGAGCGCCGGCGCCCGCCGCGCGGGCCTGATAGCCGAGCCCATCGCGGCCGCCATCGGCGCGGGCATGCCCATCACCGACCCCACCGGCAACATGGTGGTCGATATCGGCGGCGGCACGACCGAGGTGGCCGTCCTGTCGCTGGGTGACATCGTCTATGCCCGCTCGGTCCGCGTCGGCGGCGACCGCATGGACGAGGCAATCATCAACTACCTGCGCCGCCAGCAGAACCTCCTGATCGGCGACGCCACCGCCGAGCGCATCAAGACCTCGATCGGCACCGCGCGCATGCCCGATGACGGGCGCGGCGAGACGATGAAGATCCGGGGCCGCGATCTGCTGAACGGCGTGCCGAAGGAAACCGAGATCAGCCAGGCCCAGGTGGCCGAGGCGCTCTCGGAGCCGGTGCAGCAGATCTGCGAGGCTGTGATGACCGCACTCGAGGCGACACCGCCGGATCTGGCTGCCGATATCGTGGACCGGGGCGTCATGCTGACCGGGGGCGGCGCGCTTCTGGGCGATCTGGACCTCGCGCTGCGCGAGCAGACCGGCCTTGCCGTCAGCATCGCCGACGAGAGCCTGAATTGCGTGGCGCTTGGCACCGGCAAGGCGCTTGAGTTTGAAAAACAGCTCCGTCACGCCATAGATTACGACAGCTAA
- a CDS encoding urea carboxylase-associated family protein: MTQPAPLQPSDADTRRNVPPVICYPNQTLPIPDLNLYARARDGAEKVAELRVAPRDAGCFRAPAGHFFRITSVEGPQVGDLNLWHADDLAERFYSGKTRALHGTHITRGQRMWSGFPYLRPMATITHDSLEWYGIDQYGGSVHDVIGTRCDPYTHNLLAGGQYHHCCHSNLTRALADETGLPLHEAERHVHDVLNVFMCTGFTRDTGQYFMKASPVRPGDCLEFFAEIDLLGALSACPGGDCSAQHSSDAAACHPLLVEVFAPAPGALDGWSSPAPSGYDRSHGRGA; encoded by the coding sequence ATGACACAGCCTGCCCCGTTACAGCCATCGGATGCGGACACGCGCCGAAACGTGCCGCCCGTCATCTGCTATCCGAACCAGACGCTGCCCATTCCCGATCTGAACCTGTACGCTAGGGCGCGGGACGGTGCGGAAAAGGTGGCCGAACTGCGCGTCGCGCCGCGGGATGCGGGCTGTTTTCGCGCCCCGGCGGGGCATTTCTTCCGCATCACGTCGGTCGAGGGGCCGCAGGTGGGCGATCTCAATCTGTGGCACGCGGATGATCTGGCCGAGCGATTCTACTCCGGCAAGACGCGCGCGCTGCACGGCACGCATATCACGCGCGGTCAGCGGATGTGGTCGGGCTTTCCCTATCTGCGCCCTATGGCGACGATCACGCATGACAGCTTGGAATGGTACGGCATCGACCAATATGGCGGGTCGGTCCATGATGTGATCGGCACGCGCTGTGACCCCTATACGCACAATCTGCTGGCGGGCGGGCAGTATCACCATTGCTGCCATTCCAACCTCACCCGCGCCTTGGCGGATGAGACGGGCCTGCCATTGCACGAGGCCGAGCGCCATGTCCATGACGTGCTCAACGTCTTCATGTGCACCGGATTTACCCGCGACACGGGGCAGTACTTCATGAAGGCCAGCCCCGTTCGCCCCGGTGACTGCCTTGAATTTTTTGCCGAAATTGACCTTTTGGGCGCGCTCAGCGCCTGTCCCGGCGGCGATTGCTCGGCCCAGCATTCCAGCGATGCCGCCGCGTGCCATCCGCTGCTGGTCGAGGTTTTTGCCCCTGCGCCCGGCGCTTTGGATGGCTGGTCCAGCCCTGCGCCGAGCGGCTATGACCGTAGCCACGGGCGCGGCGCATGA
- a CDS encoding cupin domain-containing protein, producing MIGYAPGQDVGPLEEWPLDNPASDYVIQRGAPRTYGRIDAGGPGHETRFGIWHCTAGAFDCTEQGDELMTILEGACRLTEHATGETRDLAAGDSLFVRDGSRVTWDVANSVTKVFLGHKPDGY from the coding sequence ATGATCGGCTATGCGCCCGGCCAGGATGTCGGCCCGCTTGAGGAATGGCCGCTGGACAATCCCGCCAGCGATTACGTGATCCAGCGCGGCGCGCCGCGCACCTATGGTCGGATCGATGCGGGCGGGCCGGGGCATGAGACGCGGTTTGGCATCTGGCATTGCACGGCCGGGGCGTTTGACTGCACCGAGCAGGGCGACGAGCTGATGACGATCCTGGAAGGGGCTTGCCGCCTGACGGAGCACGCAACCGGCGAAACGCGCGATCTGGCCGCGGGCGACAGCCTGTTCGTGCGCGACGGCAGCCGAGTCACCTGGGACGTGGCCAACAGCGTGACAAAAGTGTTCCTTGGCCACAAACCGGATGGGTACTGA
- a CDS encoding Hint domain-containing protein, whose protein sequence is MPTYTIVGYDKPNLGPNEIPAGGAIKVQDGDVFILSPTAADKIEFQSAGGKVDFELRIDSSNPNDFDIKFAENVTPTMTIADNVDLSNIKIDAKSADGLMIDGGDGITIEKLDGSAKGPNTITLGDHFTTTDLFTLGEADDILIVGDKATFTDIDTGAGNDTLRMDDDATANKVKTGDGNDRIFIANDATIKELDGGLGNDTLNTASAPAKTGNVETTNVVCFVSGTLIETAGGPLPVERLRPGHMVLTADHGLQPLRWHGVQVLAGAWPEQSRVTPICIVAGAMGHGLPTRDLIVSPQHRICIGSPITQRMFGEEEIFVPAKKLAPCKGIAPYPAGRRVIFHHLLFDRHEVIFANGLRCESLLLGPHARDALGAQALSEIAVIKARLGAQSLSETMARPCPARGARLRRMLTRHQKNGKALALAPMDAALQALAG, encoded by the coding sequence ATGCCCACCTACACGATCGTGGGTTATGACAAACCGAACCTTGGCCCGAACGAGATCCCGGCCGGAGGCGCGATCAAGGTGCAGGACGGGGATGTATTCATCCTGTCCCCTACCGCCGCCGACAAGATCGAATTCCAGAGTGCGGGCGGCAAGGTGGATTTCGAGCTGCGCATCGACAGCAGCAACCCCAATGATTTCGACATAAAGTTCGCCGAGAACGTGACCCCGACGATGACCATCGCGGACAATGTCGATCTGTCCAATATCAAGATCGACGCCAAATCCGCCGATGGCCTCATGATCGACGGCGGCGACGGCATCACCATCGAGAAGCTGGACGGCTCGGCCAAGGGGCCCAATACGATCACGCTGGGCGATCACTTCACCACCACGGACTTGTTCACCTTGGGCGAGGCGGACGATATCCTGATCGTCGGCGACAAGGCGACTTTCACCGATATCGATACCGGCGCGGGCAATGATACTCTCCGCATGGACGACGACGCCACTGCGAACAAGGTCAAGACGGGCGATGGGAATGACCGGATCTTCATCGCCAATGATGCCACTATCAAGGAGTTGGATGGCGGCTTGGGCAACGACACGCTGAATACGGCCAGCGCCCCCGCGAAAACCGGTAATGTTGAGACGACCAATGTCGTCTGCTTTGTCTCAGGCACCTTGATCGAGACCGCGGGCGGCCCCCTTCCGGTCGAGCGGTTGCGGCCCGGACACATGGTCTTGACCGCCGATCATGGCTTGCAGCCGCTGCGCTGGCACGGGGTGCAGGTGCTGGCGGGGGCGTGGCCGGAGCAGTCGCGCGTCACGCCCATCTGCATCGTGGCGGGCGCGATGGGCCATGGCCTGCCCACGCGCGATCTGATCGTCTCGCCCCAGCATCGCATCTGCATCGGCTCGCCCATCACGCAGCGGATGTTCGGCGAGGAAGAGATTTTCGTACCCGCCAAGAAGCTGGCGCCCTGCAAGGGGATCGCGCCGTATCCTGCCGGGCGGCGCGTGATCTTTCACCACCTGCTTTTCGATCGACATGAAGTGATTTTTGCCAACGGACTGCGCTGCGAAAGCCTGCTTTTGGGTCCCCATGCGCGGGACGCGTTGGGTGCGCAGGCGCTGAGCGAAATCGCGGTTATCAAGGCGCGACTGGGCGCGCAAAGCCTTTCCGAGACCATGGCGCGCCCTTGCCCCGCGCGCGGTGCGCGCCTGCGGCGAATGCTGACGCGTCATCAGAAGAACGGTAAGGCACTGGCCCTCGCACCAATGGATGCGGCATTACAGGCATTGGCCGGCTAG
- a CDS encoding histidine kinase dimerization/phosphoacceptor domain -containing protein, which produces MEAKPHPRQKDRLERLHSYDILDSERETDFDDIAQLASKICGTAISVVNLIDADRQWFKAEVGLGVRETPLQTSICSHVILEEDFVEIPDTLKDPRMADNPLCNGHPGLRFYAGAILKSEDGLPLGTLCVLDYAPRTLNQMQRDALRVLARQVMAQLDMRRALSANTLLRQEVDHRVKNSLQSLSSLVSIQLRRAQHKEAQRALQTVQSRIEAVARLHSQLYRTSDRMLVDLSAYLKEMCRNMAHVAPPGVHLSLKAEDCDAPAGQVVAVGTLVNEFVANSYKHAFSDGRTGRVTISIAHGDLPDTLRVTCSDTGPGLPKDVDTSKGGLGTLITQVISAELGAELEVASSSDGLQVSLKFALEAPEA; this is translated from the coding sequence GTGGAAGCAAAGCCCCACCCCAGACAGAAAGACCGGCTGGAGCGGCTGCACAGCTACGACATACTCGATAGCGAGCGTGAGACGGATTTCGACGATATCGCGCAACTGGCATCGAAGATCTGCGGCACGGCGATCTCGGTGGTCAATCTGATCGATGCAGACCGCCAGTGGTTCAAGGCCGAAGTCGGCCTTGGCGTGCGCGAGACACCGCTGCAAACCTCGATCTGCAGCCATGTCATCCTTGAGGAAGATTTCGTCGAGATCCCCGATACGCTCAAAGACCCGCGCATGGCCGATAATCCGCTGTGCAACGGGCATCCCGGACTGCGCTTCTATGCGGGCGCGATCCTGAAATCCGAAGACGGCCTGCCGCTCGGCACGCTGTGCGTTCTGGATTACGCCCCCCGCACACTCAACCAGATGCAGCGCGATGCGCTGCGCGTGCTGGCGCGGCAGGTGATGGCTCAGTTGGACATGCGCCGCGCCCTGTCGGCCAACACGCTGCTACGGCAAGAGGTCGATCACCGGGTCAAGAACTCCCTGCAATCGCTGTCCTCGCTCGTCAGCATCCAGTTGCGCCGTGCGCAGCACAAAGAGGCGCAGCGCGCGTTGCAAACCGTGCAATCACGGATCGAGGCGGTGGCGCGGCTGCACAGCCAACTTTACCGGACCAGCGACCGGATGCTGGTGGATCTGAGCGCCTACTTGAAAGAGATGTGCCGGAATATGGCGCATGTGGCGCCGCCGGGTGTGCATCTGTCGCTAAAGGCCGAGGATTGCGATGCGCCTGCTGGGCAGGTGGTGGCCGTCGGTACGCTGGTCAACGAATTCGTGGCCAATTCGTATAAACATGCATTCTCGGACGGCCGAACGGGGCGCGTTACCATAAGCATCGCCCATGGGGATTTGCCCGACACGCTGCGCGTGACCTGCTCCGATACCGGGCCGGGCCTGCCGAAGGACGTGGATACGTCCAAAGGGGGATTGGGCACGCTGATCACGCAGGTCATCAGCGCCGAGCTGGGGGCCGAACTGGAGGTCGCCTCCTCTTCGGACGGGCTGCAGGTCAGCCTGAAATTTGCGCTTGAGGCTCCCGAAGCGTAA
- the ctaD gene encoding cytochrome c oxidase subunit I, whose product MADAAIHGHDHQDERGFFTRWFMSTNHKDIGILYLITSALVGLLSVLFTIYMRLELMEPGVQYMCQEGARFIADAAATCTPDGHLWNVMITYHGVLMMFFVVIPALFGGFGNYFMPLQIGAPDMAFPRLNNLSYWLYVAGTSLGVASMLTPGGSNGALGAGVGWVLYPPLSTSSPGISMDLAIFAVHVSGASSILGAINIITTFLNMRAPGMSLFKVPLFSWSIFVTGWLILLSLPVLAGAITMLLTDRNFGTTFFDPAGGGDPVLYQHILWFFGHPEVYIIILPGFGIISHVIATFSRKPIFGYLPMVWALIAIGALGFVVWAHHMYTVGMSLTQQSYFMLATMVIAVPTGVKVFSWIATMWGGSIEFKTPMLWAFGFLFLFTVGGVTGIVLSQAGIDRAYHDTYYVVAHFHYVMSLGAVFAIFAGVYFYFPKMTGRMYPEWAGKLHFWTMFIGANLTFFPQHFLGRQGMPRRYIDYPEAFATWNYWSSIGAFLSFASFVFFFGVILYALFYGRRSTEANPWNEYADTLEWTLPSPPPEHTFEQLPKREDWDKGHAH is encoded by the coding sequence ATGGCAGATGCAGCCATTCATGGCCACGACCACCAGGATGAACGCGGGTTCTTCACACGGTGGTTCATGTCCACGAACCACAAGGATATCGGTATCCTTTACCTGATCACGTCGGCGCTTGTCGGCCTGCTATCGGTTCTTTTCACCATCTACATGCGTCTCGAGCTCATGGAGCCGGGCGTTCAGTACATGTGCCAGGAAGGCGCGCGTTTCATCGCGGATGCCGCCGCGACCTGTACGCCTGACGGCCACCTGTGGAACGTGATGATCACGTATCACGGCGTGCTGATGATGTTCTTCGTGGTGATTCCCGCCCTCTTCGGCGGTTTCGGCAACTACTTCATGCCGCTGCAGATCGGCGCGCCCGATATGGCGTTCCCGCGGCTGAACAACCTCAGCTACTGGCTCTACGTTGCCGGCACGTCGCTGGGCGTGGCCTCGATGCTGACGCCGGGTGGCAGCAATGGCGCGCTGGGTGCCGGGGTGGGCTGGGTTCTCTATCCGCCGCTGTCGACCAGTTCGCCGGGCATCTCGATGGACCTCGCGATCTTTGCCGTACACGTCTCGGGCGCCAGCTCGATCCTCGGCGCGATCAACATCATCACGACGTTCCTCAATATGCGCGCGCCGGGCATGAGCCTGTTCAAGGTGCCGCTCTTTTCGTGGTCGATCTTCGTCACCGGCTGGCTGATCCTGCTGAGCCTTCCGGTTCTGGCGGGTGCGATCACGATGCTGCTGACGGACCGCAACTTCGGGACGACCTTCTTTGATCCCGCAGGTGGTGGTGATCCGGTGCTGTACCAGCATATTCTGTGGTTCTTCGGTCACCCCGAGGTCTACATCATCATCCTTCCGGGCTTCGGCATCATCAGCCACGTCATCGCCACCTTCTCGCGCAAGCCGATCTTTGGCTACCTGCCGATGGTCTGGGCGCTGATCGCCATTGGCGCGCTGGGCTTTGTCGTCTGGGCGCACCACATGTACACTGTGGGCATGTCGCTGACGCAGCAGTCCTACTTCATGCTGGCAACGATGGTGATCGCGGTGCCGACGGGCGTGAAGGTGTTCAGCTGGATCGCGACGATGTGGGGTGGCTCGATCGAGTTCAAGACACCCATGCTCTGGGCGTTCGGCTTCCTCTTCCTCTTCACCGTGGGCGGCGTGACGGGTATCGTGCTGTCGCAGGCCGGTATCGACCGTGCCTATCATGACACCTACTATGTCGTGGCACACTTCCACTATGTGATGAGCCTCGGTGCCGTCTTCGCCATCTTCGCAGGGGTCTACTTCTACTTCCCCAAGATGACGGGCCGCATGTATCCTGAATGGGCGGGCAAGCTGCACTTCTGGACGATGTTCATCGGCGCCAACCTGACATTCTTCCCCCAGCACTTCCTGGGCCGTCAGGGCATGCCCCGCCGCTACATCGACTACCCCGAAGCCTTCGCAACCTGGAACTACTGGTCCTCGATCGGTGCGTTCCTCAGCTTTGCCAGCTTCGTGTTCTTCTTCGGCGTGATCCTCTATGCGCTGTTCTACGGCCGCCGCTCGACCGAGGCGAACCCGTGGAACGAGTATGCGGACACACTGGAATGGACCCTGCCCAGCCCGCCGCCCGAGCATACGTTCGAGCAGCTTCCCAAGCGGGAAGACTGGGACAAGGGCCACGCCCACTAG
- the lipB gene encoding lipoyl(octanoyl) transferase LipB: MIEWKISPGLTGYEDAVAEMEARVAEIAAGTAPELIWLLEHPPLYTSGTSARPEDLLTPNRFPVHDARRGGQYTYHGPGQRVIYVMLNVGMRGRDVRAFVAQLEAWVIAVLDEFNVKGELRDGRVGVWVTREDKPLGPDGIPPEDKIAAIGVRLRKWISFHGISINVEPDLEHFSGIVPCGIAQHGVTSLVDLGLPVTMADVDVALRKRFAEIFGD; this comes from the coding sequence ATGATAGAGTGGAAAATATCGCCGGGCCTTACAGGCTATGAAGACGCCGTTGCCGAGATGGAGGCTCGCGTGGCCGAGATCGCGGCCGGCACCGCGCCCGAGCTGATCTGGCTGCTGGAGCATCCGCCACTCTATACTTCGGGCACCTCGGCGCGGCCCGAGGATCTGCTGACGCCGAACCGATTCCCTGTGCATGATGCACGGCGCGGCGGCCAATACACCTATCACGGCCCCGGCCAGCGTGTGATTTACGTTATGCTGAACGTCGGCATGCGAGGACGCGACGTACGTGCCTTCGTCGCGCAACTGGAAGCGTGGGTGATCGCGGTGCTGGACGAGTTCAACGTGAAAGGCGAGTTGCGGGATGGTCGCGTCGGTGTCTGGGTAACGCGGGAGGACAAGCCGCTTGGCCCCGACGGCATCCCACCCGAGGACAAAATCGCCGCGATCGGTGTGCGCCTGCGCAAATGGATCAGCTTTCACGGCATTTCGATCAACGTCGAGCCGGATCTGGAGCATTTCAGCGGGATCGTGCCTTGCGGCATCGCGCAGCACGGCGTGACCAGCCTCGTTGACTTGGGCCTGCCAGTCACAATGGCCGATGTCGATGTCGCCCTGCGCAAGAGATTCGCAGAGATATTCGGCGACTGA
- a CDS encoding benzoate/H(+) symporter BenE family transporter: protein MRISVIISALVAVLVGFGGSVAIILSAADALGASEGQKATWVTVLCLSMMATTAILSIRHRLPIVTAWSTPGAAVLAGVTATSMEVAAGAFVIAALMLIATGLIPALERAVARIPGEVASAMLAGVLFSFVAQAARVIPGAEALVLPLLALFFVVRAFSPIWAVLAVLAVGVPLAIGLGMAQPVWQGGLPPMALIRPEWNAGAVLGVAIPLYLVTMASQNLPGFAVLRAAGYPVPGRSILTVTGLASLVSAAWGAHSINLAAITASICTGPDAHPDPAKRWLTGPVYAAGYTAIAVVAMPLVLLFASFPPALIAVVAGAALLGPFIGSLSGALASGRHAAPAAVTFVVTASGLSLMGVGAAFWGLVAGLGLVAVEAARDRLRRG from the coding sequence ATGCGCATCTCCGTCATCATCTCGGCCCTCGTCGCCGTCCTCGTGGGTTTCGGCGGCTCGGTCGCCATTATTCTGTCCGCGGCGGATGCGCTGGGCGCTAGCGAGGGGCAGAAGGCGACCTGGGTCACGGTCCTTTGCCTGTCGATGATGGCGACCACGGCGATTCTCAGCATTCGCCATCGCCTGCCAATCGTCACCGCCTGGTCCACGCCCGGCGCTGCCGTGCTGGCCGGAGTTACGGCGACCTCAATGGAGGTGGCGGCGGGCGCCTTCGTCATCGCGGCGCTCATGCTGATCGCGACCGGCCTCATCCCCGCGCTTGAGCGCGCGGTGGCGCGCATACCGGGCGAGGTGGCCTCGGCCATGCTGGCCGGAGTCCTTTTCAGCTTCGTCGCGCAGGCCGCGCGGGTCATCCCGGGGGCGGAGGCGCTGGTGCTGCCGCTTCTCGCACTTTTCTTTGTGGTGCGCGCCTTCTCTCCGATCTGGGCCGTGCTGGCGGTGCTGGCGGTCGGCGTGCCGTTGGCGATCGGCCTCGGTATGGCGCAACCGGTCTGGCAGGGTGGGCTGCCGCCCATGGCGCTGATCAGGCCCGAATGGAACGCAGGCGCGGTGCTTGGCGTCGCGATCCCGCTCTATCTGGTGACGATGGCGTCGCAGAACCTGCCGGGCTTTGCGGTCTTGCGCGCGGCAGGCTATCCGGTGCCGGGGCGCTCGATCCTGACGGTGACGGGCCTCGCCTCGCTCGTCTCGGCGGCGTGGGGCGCGCACAGTATTAACCTGGCCGCTATTACCGCATCCATCTGCACCGGGCCGGACGCGCATCCCGATCCCGCGAAGCGCTGGCTGACCGGCCCGGTCTATGCGGCGGGCTATACGGCCATTGCGGTGGTGGCGATGCCGCTCGTGCTCCTCTTCGCCAGCTTTCCGCCCGCCCTCATTGCCGTGGTCGCGGGCGCCGCGCTGCTTGGTCCCTTCATCGGATCACTCAGCGGGGCGCTGGCCAGTGGCCGACATGCCGCGCCCGCCGCCGTCACATTCGTCGTGACGGCCTCCGGCCTCAGCCTGATGGGCGTCGGGGCTGCCTTCTGGGGGTTGGTCGCAGGGCTTGGTCTGGTCGCGGTCGAGGCCGCGCGGGACCGTCTTCGCCGGGGCTGA
- the tig gene encoding trigger factor, translating into MQVTETQNEGLKRAYTMLLTAQELDAKVMDKLKEAQPDVEMKGFRKGKVPLALLKKNFGQRVLGEAMQEAVDDAMKAHFAEAGVRPAAEPAMKMTNEDWKEGDDVEVEMSYEALPEIPELDLGKIKLERLKVVPDDAAVDEALKNLASNAQDFEDRKKGSKAKDGDQITMDFVGKVDGEAFDGGSAEDYPLVLGSNSFIPGFEEQLVGVKADEEKDVTVNFPEDYQAEHLAGKEAVFSCTIKAVKAPKDAEIDDELAKKFGAEDLDALKGQIRERLEAEYGSAARAVMKRAMLDELDKMVSFELPPSMVEQEAKQIAHQLWHDDNPDVQGHDHPEIETTDEHNKLAERRVRLGLLLAELGQRAEIQVTDQEMTQAIMEQARQYPGQERQFFEFIQQNQQMQQQMRAPIFEDKVIDYVAEQAKVTEKEVTKAELEREIEKLDDEA; encoded by the coding sequence ATGCAGGTCACCGAGACCCAGAACGAAGGCCTCAAGCGCGCCTACACGATGCTCCTCACCGCTCAGGAGCTGGACGCCAAGGTCATGGACAAGCTGAAAGAAGCGCAGCCCGACGTCGAGATGAAGGGCTTTCGCAAGGGCAAGGTGCCGCTGGCCCTGCTCAAGAAGAACTTCGGCCAGCGCGTGCTGGGCGAGGCCATGCAAGAGGCCGTCGATGACGCCATGAAGGCGCATTTCGCCGAAGCAGGCGTGCGCCCCGCCGCCGAGCCGGCGATGAAGATGACCAACGAGGATTGGAAAGAGGGCGACGACGTCGAGGTCGAGATGTCCTACGAGGCGCTGCCCGAGATCCCCGAACTGGACCTTGGCAAGATCAAGCTGGAGCGTCTGAAGGTCGTTCCCGATGATGCCGCTGTCGATGAGGCGCTCAAGAACCTCGCGTCGAACGCGCAGGATTTCGAGGACCGCAAGAAAGGCTCCAAGGCCAAGGACGGCGATCAGATCACGATGGATTTCGTCGGCAAGGTCGATGGCGAAGCCTTTGACGGCGGCTCGGCCGAGGATTACCCGCTGGTTCTGGGCTCGAACAGCTTCATCCCCGGCTTCGAAGAGCAGTTGGTGGGCGTGAAGGCCGATGAGGAAAAGGACGTCACCGTCAACTTCCCCGAGGACTACCAGGCCGAGCACCTGGCCGGCAAAGAGGCTGTCTTCAGCTGCACCATCAAGGCCGTGAAGGCGCCCAAGGATGCCGAGATCGACGACGAGCTGGCCAAGAAATTCGGCGCCGAGGATCTCGATGCGCTGAAGGGTCAGATCCGCGAGCGGCTCGAGGCCGAGTATGGCAGCGCCGCCCGCGCCGTCATGAAGCGCGCCATGCTGGACGAGCTGGACAAGATGGTCAGCTTCGAGCTGCCGCCCTCGATGGTCGAGCAGGAAGCCAAGCAGATCGCGCATCAGCTGTGGCATGACGACAATCCCGACGTTCAGGGCCACGATCACCCCGAGATCGAGACCACGGACGAGCACAACAAGCTGGCCGAGCGCCGCGTGCGTCTGGGCCTTCTGCTGGCCGAACTGGGCCAGCGCGCCGAGATCCAGGTGACCGATCAGGAAATGACGCAAGCCATCATGGAGCAGGCCCGCCAGTATCCGGGCCAAGAGCGTCAGTTCTTCGAGTTCATCCAGCAGAACCAGCAGATGCAGCAGCAGATGCGCGCGCCGATCTTCGAGGACAAGGTCATCGACTACGTCGCCGAGCAGGCGAAGGTGACCGAGAAAGAGGTCACCAAGGCCGAGCTGGAGAGAGAGATCGAGAAGCTGGACGACGAGGCGTAA